In one Brienomyrus brachyistius isolate T26 chromosome 12, BBRACH_0.4, whole genome shotgun sequence genomic region, the following are encoded:
- the zcchc4 gene encoding rRNA N6-adenosine-methyltransferase ZCCHC4, whose translation MDTKVNMPDEESFGIEVIIQKGDDKKIPSCPHGPTLLFEKVCPGEQAGRRFYACSACRDRKDCNFFQWEDDKVSEDKRLAREAENRRKLPEFTHQEYCARFLEFVSLPLEQKRFCQDCHLLLLPAEWTAHSSHRALSDDITVARLRRPSLLLRPLENKKSNAQFLFADRSCHFLLDQLAGLGFRKVLCVGTPRLHELIKIRNLEGKEVPIRSLLLDIDFRYAQFYSEAEFCHYNMFNHHFFNGETARGVLDAFLREVGRAKVVMVTDPPFGGLVKPLAHSFSQISEAWKALNPSGNAAAEMPMFWTFPYFFESRILECFPTFSMLDYQVDYDNHPLYKHGKTGRKQSPVRLFTNLSPRDVVLPEQEGYRFCSSCERYVSPGNKHCPACDSCTSKDGREWRHCSLCNKCVKPTWLHCPACQRCTLPDHPCSGSKVQPGCFACGSPGHKRRTCPHGSRARDARGRSEPPAKRRGGTGRWPAVSKPRASRKKTSAPTSPKSHDPILPCVT comes from the exons ATGGATACTAAGGTAAACATGCCGGACGAGGAAAGCTTTGGAATAGAAGTGATTATTCAGAAAGGAGACGATAAGAAGATACCGTCATGCCCTCATG GTCCCACATTGCTGTTTGAGAAGGTGTGTCCTGGAGAACAGGCCGGCAGGAGGTTTTATGCCTGCTCGGCTTGCAGAGACAGGAAGGACTGTAACTTTTTTCAGTGGGAGGACGATAAG GTATCCGAAGACAAGCGTTTGGCCAGGGAAGCGGAAAACAGACGTAAGCTGCCCGAGTTTACCCATCAGGAATACTGCGCCAG GTTTCTAGAGTTTGTCTCTCTGCCCTTGGAGCAGAAGAGATTCTGTCAGGACTGCCATCTGCTGCTGCTTCCTGCGGAGTGGACCGCGCATTCCTCTCACAGGGCGCTTTCTGATGACATCACGGTGGCCCGCTTAAGAAGACCCAGCCTgctgctccgccccctggaaaacaagaagagCAATGCACAGTTCCTGTTCGCTGACCGCAGCTGCCACTTCCTCCTGGACCAGCTGGCCGGGCTGGGATTCCGGAAGGTTCTGTGTGTTGGGACGCCCCG ACTCCATGAGCTGATCAAGATAAGAAACCTGGAGGGGAAGGAGGTGCCAATAAGGAGTCTTCTGCTGGACATCGACTTCAG ATATGCGCAGTTTTACAGCGAAGCTGAGTTTTGTCACTATAACATGTTCAACCACCATTTCTTCAATGGGGAG ACAGCCAGAGGTGTGTTGGATGCCTTTCTGCGTGAGGTGGGCAGAGCCAAGGTCGTCATGGTGACAGACCCTCCATTTGGAGGTCTGGTTAAGCCGCTCGCTCACAGTTTCTCCCAGATCTCTGAAGCCTGGAAAGCACTGAATCCCTCAG GGAACGCCGCGGCGGAGATGCCCATGTTCTGGACATTCCCGTACTTCTTCGAGTCCCGCATTCTGGAATGTTTCCCCACATTCTCCATGCTGGATTACCAG GTGGACTATGACAATCACCCACTTTACAAACATGGGAAGACGGGCCGGAAACAGTCTCCCGTCCGCCTCTTCACCAACCTGTCCCCCCGCGACGTCGTCCTGCCCGAGCAGGAGGGGTACAG gttttgttcctcctgtgagCGCTACGTTTCCCCCGGCAACAAGCACTGCCCCGCCTGTGACTCCTGCACGTCCAAG GATGGCCGTGAGTGGAGGCACTGCTCGCTGTGTAACAAGTGCGTAAAACCAA caTGGCTGCACTGTCCCGCCTGCCAGCGTTGCACCCTCCCAGACCACCCCTGCAGTGGGAGCAAGGTCCAGCCAGGCTGCTTTGCGTGTGGCAGCCCGGGACACAAACGACGGACCTGTCCGCATGGCTCGAGAGCGCGAGACGCTCGGGG GAGGAGTGAGCCCCCGGCCAAGAGGAGGGGCGGCACCGGCCGGTGGCCGGCCGTCAGCAAGCCCAGAGCCAGCAGGAAGAAGACATCGGCCCCAACAAGCCCAAAGTCACATGACCCTATCCTGCCATGCGTCACATGA
- the si:dkey-219e21.4 gene encoding tripartite motif-containing protein 14, with protein sequence MKLQVGEQFDSMRRALLAGESAALEAVEQERQEAATRLDELQRAWKRHLGQLQKDVGSTRQALEKSEAAQDCSWDLSCPKKPVAEDIKMNNDKFQKLIKILGNILDNLKADLQRKTFLLDSLTVQVDKQTCHKQILVGAAGRRLCFSTEAKPVLELPLQFEKVYCALGSPGVSAGRRYWEVDVRCCPAWAVGASYKNIERKGQEKAAKLGRNGHSWCVELREGSLSAWHGDRRVACRGAGVEPPQRVGVLVDHMKGRLAFHDARTMRLLHEFHAALASVCDRLQPQFSEPLFPAFRFFKADSSQPGPNYMEICHFGL encoded by the exons ATGAAGCTGCAGGTGGGCGAGCAGTTCGACAGCATGCGGCGCGCCCTGCTGGCCGGCGAGAGCGCGGCGCTGGAGGCGGTGGAGCAGGAGCGGCAGGAGGCCGCCACGCGCCTTGACGAGCTCCAGCGCGCCTGGAAGCGGCACCTGGGCCAGCTTCAGAAGGACGTCGGCAGCACGCGCCAGGCCTTGGAGAAAAGCGAGGCCGCGCAG GACTGCTCTTGGGACTTAAG CTGTCCTAAGAAGCCTGTTGCTGAGGACATTAAGATGAACAATGACAAATTTCAAAAACTCATCAAGATACTGGGCAATATTTTAGACAATCTAAAGGCAGACCTGCAGCGAAAGACCTTCCTCCTgg ACTCCCTAACAGTCCAGGTCGACAAGCAGACCTGCCACAAGCAGATCCTTGTGGGGGCAGCAGGAAGGAGGCTGTGCTTTTCCACCGAAGCCAAGCCTGTCCTGGAGCTCCCCCTGCAGTTCGAAAAGGTGTATTGCGCCCTCGGCTCCCCTGGGGTGTCCGCAGGGAGGCGCTATTGGGAGGTGGACGTGCGCTGCTGTCCGGCATGGGCGGTGGGTGCCAGCTACAAGAACATCGAGCGCAAGGGCCAGGAGAAAGCCGCCAAGCTGGGCCGGAACGGGCACTCCTGGTGCGTGGAGCTCCGCGAGGGCAGTCTGTCGGCATGGCACGGTGACCGCCGAGTGGCGTGCCGGGGGGCCGGCGTGGAGCCCCCACAGCGGGTGGGTGTGCTGGTGGACCACATGAAGGGCCGCCTGGCCTTCCACGACGCCCGTACCATGCGGCTCCTGCACGAATTTCACGCCGCTCTCGCGTCCGTATGTGACAGGCTGCAGCCCCAGTTCTCCGAACCGCTGTTCCCCGCGTTCCGCTTCTTTAAGGCTGACAGCAGCCAGCCGGGCCCAAACTACATGGAGATCTGCCATTTCGGCCTTTAA